A genomic segment from Salvia splendens isolate huo1 chromosome 13, SspV2, whole genome shotgun sequence encodes:
- the LOC121760937 gene encoding probable E3 ubiquitin-protein ligase ARI5 produces the protein MVERLASDFEREKYHRHLRRSYVELNPNRKWCQAPGCDLAIEFEFDASLIHDVVCGCSHTFCFLCAAESHRPVSCEAAAEWLAANNSEAKSVAWIVSNTKPCPSCHRPIQKTQGCDHMTCRAPCRFHFCWNCLSPMRNHGDTCRRRTAEEKGKTKRPESDAGRYAHHRERWEFCENSRKAAAEELERARWRCGGGRMGFVAAAWEQIVVCRRVLKWCYAFGYYVAEAGLLEYLQGEAEAAVGMLQRCAEEEMGDEGVYVDEEKFRVFEVRILDLARVTRKCFEDLVVASENCLTEVGRSKTSNPQRSSDSDSESESSDSEELEYEEPKRHKFWRLIKRLNYLIRTI, from the exons ATGGTTGAGAGATTAGCATCGGATTTTGAAAGAGAAAAGTACCACCGCCATCTCCGGCGATCCTACGTGGAATTGAATCCGAATCGAAAGTG GTGCCAGGCCCCGGGGTGTGACCTAGCAATCGAATTTGAATTCGACGCGAGCCTGATCCACGACGTCGTCTGCGGCTGCTCCCACACCTTCTGCTTCCTCTGCGCGGCGGAGAGCCACCGCCCCGTGTCGTGTGAGGCGGCGGCCGAGTGGCTGGCGGCGAACAATTCCGAGGCGAAGAGCGTCGCGTGGATCGTCTCCAACACGAAGCCGTGCCCCAGCTGCCACCGCCCGATCCAGAAAACCCAAGGCTGCGACCACATGACCTGCAGAGCTCCCTGCCGGTTCCACTTCTGCTGGAACTGCCTCTCTCCGATGAGAAACCACGGCGACACCTGCCGCCGCCGCACGGCCGAGGAGAAGGGGAAGACGAAGCGGCCGGAGAGCGACGCGGGAAGATACGCTCACCACCGCGAGAGGTGGGAGTTTTGCGAGAATTCGAggaaggcggcggcggaggagctgGAGCGGGCGAGGTGGCGGTGCGGCGGCGGGAGAATGGGGTTTGTGGCGGCGGCGTGGGAGCAGATTGTGGTGTGCCGGCGCGTGCTCAAGTGGTGCTACGCGTTTGGGTATTACGTGGCGGAGGCGGGGCTGTTGGAGTACTTGCAGGGGGAGGCGGAGGCGGCTGTGGGGATGCTGCAGCGGTGCGCGGAGGAGGAGATGGGAGATGAAGGGGTTTATGTTGATGAGGAGAAGTTTAGGGTGTTTGAGGTGAGGATTTTGGATCTAGCACGTGTTACGAGGAAGTGTTTCGAGGATTTGGTTGTGGCGTCGGAGAATTGTTTGACTGAAGTTGGGAGGTCGAAGACGAGCAATCCCCAGAGAAGCTCTGACTCTGACTCTGAATCTGAATCCTCGGACTCAGAAGAGTTAGAGTATGAGGAGCCAAAGAGGCATAAGTTTTGGAGGTTGATTAAGAGACTTAATTATCTTATAAGAACTATTTGA
- the LOC121762772 gene encoding cytochrome P450 77A2-like produces MASLLSSSLSPYYHLLFAAFAFLLSALLLAFSRSSSSSKKLRLPPGPPGYPVVGNLLQVARSGKPFFQYVRELIPKYGPIITLHMGTRTMIIVSDADLVHEALNSKGQLFASRPRENPTRAIFSCDKFTVNAAVYGGVWRSLRRNMVQNMLSATRLKEFKSARELAMDRLIDRLKFEEAANGGLVWVLRNARFAVFCILLSMCFGIEMDEELIERIDDLMKAVLIVLDPRLDDYLPILSPFFSKQRKKVWEVRNDQIQTLVPLIEKRRCAVRDRATATAGMASFSYLDTLFDLSIEGRKSTPSDAEIVTLCSEFLNGGTDTTATAIEWAVARMIENPSIQTRLRDEIRATVGDRKVDEKDVERMPYLNAVVKELLRKHPPTYFSLTHAVTEPAKLAGYDIPTDANVEIFLPGISDDPKLWVNPEKFDPDRFFEGREEADITGVKQVKMIPFGMGRRICPGLNMATVHVHLMLARMVQEFGWAGYPDSGNVDFSEKLEFTVVMKNSLRAKITPMA; encoded by the coding sequence ATGGCTTCTCTcctctcctcctctctctcccCTTACTACCACCTCCTCTTCGCCGCCTTCGCCTTCCTCCTCTCCGCCCTCCTCCTCGCCTTctcccgctcctcctcctcctccaaaAAACTCCGCCTCCCCCCGGGCCCCCCGGGCTACCCGGTCGTTGGCAACCTCCTCCAAGTCGCCCGCTCGGGCAAGCCCTTTTTCCAATATGTCCGCGAATTAATCCCGAAATACGGCCCCATCATAACCCTTCATATGGGAACCCGGACAATGATCATCGTCAGCGATGCTGATTTAGTCCACGAGGCATTAAACTCGAAGGGCCAACTCTTCGCCTCCCGCCCGCGTGAGAATCCCACGCGGGCAATCTTCAGCTGCGACAAGTTCACCGTCAACGCCGCCGTCTACGGCGGCGTCTGGCGCTCCCTCCGCCGCAACATGGTGCAGAACATGCTCAGCGCCACGAGGCTCAAGGAATTCAAATCCGCACGTGAATTGGCGATGGATCGGTTGATTGATCGGTTGAAATTCGAGGAGGCGGCGAACGGCGGCCTTGTTTGGGTTCTCCGGAATGCTAGATTTGCCGTTTTCTGCATTTTGCTATCAATGTGCTTTGGAATTGAAATGGATGAGGAATTGATTGAGAGAATCGATGATTTGATGAAGGCGGTGTTGATTGTTCTTGATCCGAGGCTCGATGATTATTTGCCAATTTTAAGCCCTTTCTTCTCGAAGCAGAGGAAAAAGGTCTGGGAGGTTCGCAACGACCAGATCCAGACCCTGGTCCCTCTGATCGAGAAGCGCCGTTGCGCGGTCAGGGACCGCGCGACGGCGACGGCCGGGATGGCCTCATTTTCTTATTTAGACACTCTCTTCGATTTAAGCATCGAAGGGAGGAAGTCGACTCCGAGCGACGCGGAGATCGTGACGCTCTGCTCGGAGTTTTTAAACGGCGGGACCGACACGACCGCGACCGCGATCGAGTGGGCGGTGGCGCGGATGATCGAGAATCCGTCGATCCAGACGCGCCTCCGCGACGAGATCCGGGCGACGGTCGGGGACCGGAAGGTCGACGAGAAGGACGTCGAGAGGATGCCGTACCTGAACGCCGTCGTGAAGGAGCTCTTGCGGAAGCACCCGCCGACGTACTTTAGTCTGACGCACGCAGTGACCGAGCCCGCGAAATTGGCGGGCTACGATATACCTACGGATGCGAATGTAGAGATTTTCTTACCGGGTATTTCGGATGACCCGAAATTGTGGGTCAACCCAGAGAAGTTTGACCCGGACCGGTTTTTTGAGGGTCGGGAGGAGGCGGATATAACCGGGGTGAAGCAAGTGAAGATGATACCATTCGGGATGGGTCGGAGGATTTGCCCCGGTTTGAATATGGCGACGGTGCACGTGCATTTGATGCTGGCCCGGATGGTCCAGGAATTCGGGTGGGCGGGTTACCCGGATTCGGGGAATGTGGATTTTAGTGAGAAGTTGGAATTTACGGTGGTGATGAAAAATAGTTTGAGGGCTAAGATCACACCGATGGCATGA
- the LOC121762366 gene encoding RING-H2 finger protein ATL58-like — translation MISSGINLVMTVIGFTVSTMFIVFVCTRLLCARIQLNASRRSFARASGSDFSILERGLHGIKPLVVANFPTRKYQDLCLTSKENAQCSICLSEYHGEDSLRFLPLCGHSFHAACIDIWLQQHSTCPVCRVSLRELPEKKWFMQPMFSSAVRSQQPVNAHYCHCMANNGPRPESLSHNNLSVHPSVQDHRCRPEADAVHFGDAKESGNVKTGTPSDR, via the exons ATGATATCTTCAGGCATAAATTTGGTGATGACAGTGATTGGATTCACAGTCAGTACCATGTTTATAGTGTTTGTGTGCACGAGGTTACTTTGTGCAAGAATTCAGCTGAATGCTTCAAGAAGGTCTTTTGCCAGAGCTTCTGGATCTGATTTCAGCATT ttggaaaggGGACTTCATGGAATCAAGCCGCTCGTGGTAGCCAATTTTCCCACGAGAAAGTACCAAGACCTGTGCTTGACATCAAAAGAAAATGCTCA GTGCTCGATATGTTTGTCCGAGTATCACGGAGAGGACTCGCTCCGTTTCCTACCCCTCTGCGGCCACTCCTTCCACGCAGCGTGCATCGACATATGGCTGCAGCAGCACTCCACGTGCCCGGTGTGCAGAGTCTCGCTCCGTGAGCTTCCCGAGAAAAAGTGGTTCATGCAGCCGATGTTCAGCTCAGCTGTCCGGTCTCAGCAGCCTGTCAACGCGCACTACTGTCATTGCATGGCAAATAACGGCCCGAGACCCGAGTCTCTGTCCCATAACAACCTCTCGGTGCACCCCTCCGTTCAGGACCACCGTTGTCGGCCAGAGGCGGATGCAGTCCACTTCGGAGACGCCAAAGAGTCGGGAAATGTGAAAACCGGGACCCCGTCCGATCGGTGA
- the LOC121760938 gene encoding probable E3 ubiquitin-protein ligase ARI5, with product MNLFHHTLGGDWAESRRPPAAADLPKPYKTLTETDIKNLQESDISTVSAALSVPRGLACSLLLTNRWDLHSACDKWLSAAVNLPQQGSATSKRVICNICFDKFPPSKMASAGCGHLFCLKCWNSYIGNAINDGAASLMLRCPESGCGAAVTFEMVERFAPGPKIRKYRRLLRQSYVELNPNRKWCPAPGCNLAIEYEFDGSTSYDVICACSHTFCFFCAAESHRPVSCKVAAAWLATNKSEAKSSKWIVSNTKPCPKCLRPIQKDYGCNHMICTAPCGFHFCWNCLSPMGSNHVLTCADEKRKMKMPTSDAARYTHHRERWEFYENSGKAALGDLERARRWRGGRRMGFVAAAWEQIVACLRVLKWSCAFGYHVAEAGLLEYLQGEAEAAVERLKRCVEEGMGDKGVYVDEGKLRGFEVRILDLTRVTRRCFDTLVSASENWLTEVGGSKRSKPQRISVTRPGYESSKGNIGSSKTSKPQRSSETRPGYKNSNRLMYFFSTSDSDSDSLPFDSGSE from the exons ATGAATCTCTTCCACCACACCCTCGGCGGCGATTGGGCGGAGAGCCGCCGACCTCCCGCAGCCGCCGACCTCCCAAAACCCTACAAAACCCTAACCGAAACCGACATAAAAAACCTCCAAGAAAGCGACATCTCCACCGTCTCCGCCGCCCTCTCCGTCCCCAGAGGCCTCGCCTGCTCCCTCCTCCTCACCAACAGGTGGGACCTCCACTCCGCCTGCGACAAATGGCTCTCCGCCGCTGTCAATCTGCCGCAGCAAGGATCGGCGACGTCGAAACGCGTGATCTGCAACATCTGCTTCGATAAATTTCCACCCTCTAAAATGGCCTCCGCCGGCTGCGGCCATCTCTTCTGCTTAAAATGCTGGAATAGCTATATTGGTAATGCGATCAATGATGGTGCCGCCAGCTTGATGCTCCGCTGCCCGGAGTCTGGCTGCGGAGCAGCTGTGACGTTTGAAATGGTTGAGAGATTCGCGCCGGGACCGAAAATTAGAAAATACCGCCGCCTTCTCCGGCAATCCTACGTGGAATTGAATCCGAATCGAAAGTG GTGCCCGGCCCCGGGATGCAACCTAGCAATCGAGTACGAATTCGACGGGAGCACGAGCTACGACGTCATCTGCGCCTGCTCGCacaccttctgcttcttctgCGCGGCCGAGAGCCACCGCCCCGTGTCGTGCAAGGTGGCGGCGGCGTGGCTGGCGACGAACAAATCCGAGGCGAAGAGCTCCAAGTGGATCGTCTCCAACACGAAGCCGTGCCCCAAATGCCTCCGCCCAATCCAGAAAGACTACGGCTGCAACCACATGATCTGCACAGCTCCCTGCGGGTTCCACTTCTGCTGGAATTGCCTCTCACCAATGGGTAGTAACCACGTCCTCACCTGCGCTGATGAGAAGCGGAAGATGAAGATGCCGACGAGCGACGCGGCAAGATACACCCACCACCGCGAGAGGTGGGAGTTTTACGAGAATTCGGGGAAGGCGGCGTTGGGGGATTTGGAGCGGGCGAGGCGGTGGCGCGGGGGCAGGAGAATGGGGTTTGTGGCGGCGGCGTGGGAGCAGATTGTGGCGTGCCTCCGCGTGCTCAAGTGGAGCTGCGCGTTTGGGTATCACGTGGCGGAGGCGGGGCTGTTGGAGTATTTGCAGggggaggcggaggcggcggtggagaGGCTGAAGAGGTGCGTGGAGGAGGGGATGGGAGATAAAGGGGTTTATGTTGATGAGGGGAAGCTTAGGGGGTTTGAGGTGAGGATTTTGGATCTAACACGTGTTACGAGGAGGTGTTTTGATACTTTGGTTTCGGCGTCAGAGAATTGGTTGACTGAAGTTGGGGGCTCGAAGAGGAGCAAGCCTCAGAGAATCTCTGTGACAAGGCCCGGGTACGAGAGCTCGAAGGGGAATATTGGGAGCTCGAAGACGAGCAAGCCTCAAAGAAGCTCTGAGACAAGGCCAGGGTACAAGAACTCGAATAGGCTTATGTACTTCTTCTCTACCTCCGACTCAGACTCAGACTCTTTACCCTTTGACTCGGGCTCAGAGTAA